Part of the Terrisporobacter glycolicus ATCC 14880 = DSM 1288 genome is shown below.
TGCTTCAAAACCATTTTCATATATTTTATCTATTGTGTATTTTACTTTTGGAGGTAAGTTTATTTTCATATTTGTATCTCCTTCATATGCTGGTAGTTTTATTTATCTATATCCATTGAAAGTTTACTCCGCTCAAAAAATAAAGCCTCCTAAATAATTAGAAGGCTTACTTTAATCAATTTAAAATTATTTAACCATGCTGTGTTCTAATCTTAATTTATCCGCAATCATTGCTATAAATTCAGAGTTTGTTGGTTTACCTTTAGTATTGTGTACTGTATAACCAAATAATTGATTTATTGTATCAACCTTTCCTCTACTCCATGCAACTTCTATTGCATGTCTTATTGCTCTTTCAACCCTACTTGGAGTAGTGTTATATTTTTTTGCAATGCTTGGATATAACTCTTTCGTTACTGCTCCTAAAAGTTCTACATTATCAATAACCATTTTTATAGCTTCTCTTAAGTATAAGTATCCTTTTATGTGAGCTGGAACACCTATTTCATGGATTATATTTGTTATTTCTGTTTCTATATTTCCTGTATTTTTAACATAATCACTTCTTGTCATTTGAACTTCTTGATTTTGTCTTATTTTTGGTTCTCCACCAACAACTTTATTAGTTACTAATTCTCTAATTCTATTGATGAATATTACAAAATCAAAAGGTTTAACAATATAGTAATCCGCTCCTAAATTTATAGCTGTTTGAGTTATTTTATCTTGCCCAACAGCAGATAAAACTATTATTTTTGGTTGTTTAGGAAGGTCCATTGAATTTAATTTTTCTATTACCCCTAAACCATCTAGGTGTGGCATTATTACGTCTAATACTAATAAGTCTGGTTGTGTTTTCTGTACTAATTCAAGAGCCTCAATACCATCTTTTGCTATTCCTAATATTTCAATATCTTCTTCATTAGATAAATATTCCTTTAATAGCTGGCAAAAATCTTTATTATCATCTGCTAATACTATTTTAATCTTTTCGTTCACTAAAATTCCCCCCAATAATAAGTTTTTCTTATTTTAATTTTTTTATATCCTTACTCTTTTAGGTTTATTCGACACTGTAAAATTATATTCCTTCTAAGTGTTAAAATATTTTATTATCAATTTACAATTTTAACATTTCATCGATGAAAATACCATATCCTTTTTTAGGATTATGTTTGAATACATAGGTTAAACTGCCAATAAGTTTGTTATTTTGTATAATAGGGGCACCACTCATTCCCTTTACAATTCCACCAGTATAGTCAATTAATTTATCATCAACTACTTTTATTAACATATTATTGTCTTCTTTTATTATTTTTTCTATTTTTATTTCATAGGATTCAACATTTCCTTCTTTTGATTGAAAAAGTACATATGCACTTCCTGTTTTAACATCATTTTTTTTACCAATTTCTATAAGTGGAAGGTTGAACTTATAGTTATAATTATAAAAATTCCCTTTTATTCCATTGTTTGAATTAATAGAAAACTTCCCAACAGAATTACTATAATCTATTATAGCATTAATTTGCCCAATATTCTTTTCATTATTTTTGTAAATGGATATATTGGAAGTATTGTAAATATTTCCTTCTTTGATGTTTATCAGCTTTTCTGTGTCCATATCGCAAATACCATGTCCTATGGCGTAAAATTCATTCGTAATAGGGTTATAACAAGTTAAGGTACCGATTCCAGATATTTTATCTCTTACCCAAAGACCTAATTTATATCTATGGTTTTCCTTTTTAGTCTTAATCTTACATTTTTTAAATTTGTTATTTCTTTCAAACATGATTTCTACTTCATCTGAGCGAAGTTTATTTAAAATATTTGCAATATCCTTATAATTATTAATTTTTTCCCCTTCTATAGATATGATATTATCTCCTATTTTTAGACCTCCAATATATTCTATATCTTCTTCTTCAAATCCTATAACTAAGGCTCCATCTGTATCTGCTTTAATTCCAACAATATTACCAAGTGGATATACATATTGCTTATTTGATATATTTATATTTTGAAAAGTTTCTAAGACATTGTTATCTTTTTGTTTTAATAATCCACTACAAAAAGTTAACAACGCAAAAATAAAAAAAATGCTTATTACAAATCTATTGTTTTTTTTCATACTTAATCTCATATCCTTTTAATAATAATTTCTATATTATAATTCCATTAAATAGCTAAATTATACAAAAAAGGAATAGAAAATAATTCTATTCCTTTTATTAACAGTATTTATTTATTTATTTTAATGTTTTTCCTGTGTCAAGTTAACAATCTCTCTAGCATGTTCAATAGTTGTATCAGTTATATTGCTGCCAGCAATAAGTCTAGCTATTTCATTTATACTTTCTTCATCTTTTAATTTTTTAATAGTTGTATAAGTTCGATTTTCATCACTATTTTTCGATATACAAAAATGTGTATCTGCATTAGCTGCTATTTGTGGTAAATGTGTTATGCAAAGTATTTGTTTTTTATTCGCAATATTATGTAATTTTTCACCTACCACTTGAGCAGCAATTCCACTTATACCTGCATCTATCTCATCAAACACTATAGTATCTATTTCGTCTATATCTGCAAGTATTGTTTTAAATGCTAGCATAAATCTAGACATTTCTCCACCTGATGCAACTTTATAAATTGGTTTTAAATCTTCACCTAGATTGAATGATATCATAAATTCTACTTCACTATTTCCACTTTGAGAATAACTAGATTCAGTAAAATTAACTTTAAAGCTAACACCCTTCATATCTAGAGATTCTAACTCATTTAATATGGCTTGTTCTAAATTTATGGCAACTTCTTGTCTCACTTTTGTGAGAGAAGAAGCTTTTTTACTTAGTTCTTCTTCTAATTGAGCCAATTTATTTTTTAGCCTTTCTGACATTTCATCTCTATTTACTATTTCTTCTAATCTAGATGAAATTTCATCCTTATACTTTAAAATATCTTCTATAGTATCTCCATATTTTCTTCTTAAATTATTTATTTCATCTACCCTTACCTCTATTTGTTCGAGTTCATAAGGTTCAAAATCAATATTCTCTTTGTAGTTTCTAAGATCCCTACAAGTGTCTTGAAGCTCGTACATAATTCGCTCTATAATTTCACTGTATTCATTTAAAGTTTCGTCATACTTGCTTATTTCACTTATTTCCTTTGACGCCATTCCAACTAAATCAACTGCGTTCACACTTCCATCATGTAACTTTTCATAGCTTAAATTAAGATTTTTATATATTTTTTCACTATTTCTATAGATTTCCCTTTGTCTTAATAAATCTTCATACTCATCTTTGCTTAGTGTTGCTGCTTCAATTTCATTAATTTGAAATTTTAATAAATCTATTTCTCTTTGAATTTCTTTTTCATCTTTATTTTCATTAAGTGTATTTAGTGCCTTTTTAACTTTATTGAACTCTGTATAAATATTTTTATATTCATCTCTTGGTAAATCTATTATTTTACCTCCAAATAAATCTAAAAACTTTAAATGAGTATCTTTATTAAATAATGCTTGATTTTGATGCTGTCCATGTAAGTCAATAAATGTAAGTGCAATTTCCTTTAATATTGACATTTTAATAGTTCTTCCATTTATTCTAGCTACACTTTTTCCATCTGCATAAATAATCCTAGTTATAATTAATTCGTCATCTTCTAAATCTATGTCATACTCATTTAGTATATTCTGTAAATTACTACTTGGTGATGATACTATAATTTCTGCAATACCTTTTTCAGTGCCTTTTCTTAAAAAAGACTTATCGTATTTATTTCCTAAACATAAGCCAAGAGCCTCTATTATAATAGATTTTCCCGAACCAGTTTCCCCCGTTAATATGTTTAGATTTTCGCCTAGGTTTATTCTACTTTCTTCAACTAAGGCACAATTTTTCATATATAATTCAAGGATCATTTTATGCCCCCTTTATCATTACTTGTTATTTATTTAAGTTATGAGATTCTTCTACAACTTCAACTATTTTTTTGTCAAAAGACTCTTTGTCAAAAGTAAAGTCATCACTATTATTCCTTAAATGAATTAAGTATTCTATATTACCTTCTGGCCCTTTTATTGGTGAGTAATCAAGATTTAAAATTGCAAATCCATTATCCACAGCAAATGTTGATATCATCTCTATAACTTCAATATGAACTTTTTTATCTCTTACTACACCCTTTTTACCAACTTTTTCTTTTCCAGCTTCAAATTGAGGTTTAATTAATGCTACTACTTCTCCATCTCTATTAAGTAGTTCTTTTGCCTTAGGTAAAACAAGTCTAAGAGATATAAAAGATACGTCTATAGAAGCAAAATCTGCAAATTCTTTTGTATCTTCAATTGTTACATGTCTTATATTAGTTCTTTCCATACAGACAACTCTCTCATCTTGTCTTAACTTCCAAGCTAGCTGTCCATAACCTACATCTATTGAAAACACTTTAACTGCACCATTTTGAAGCATACAGTCAGTAAATCCACCTGTAGATGCTCCTATATCCATGCAAACTTTATCTTTAAGAGTTACACCAAAATATTTCATTGCTTTTTCAAGTTTTAATCCACCTCTACTTACATAAGGAATTGGATTACCCTTTACTAAAATATTAGCCTCTTCTTTAATTTCTGTTCCTGGTTTATCACATCTTTGATTATCTACAAATACAAGACCTGCCATTATAGCTTTTTTCGCTCGTTCTCTGCTTTCAAAATGTCCTTTATCTACAAGTAAAATATCTATTCTTTTTTTCATTATACTATCCTTCTAATAATAAATTTTTTATTCTATTTGCTATTTGTTCATCTGACATTCCTATTGTTTCAAATAATTGTTCCACATTACCATGCTCAACATATTTATCAGGAATACCTATATTTTCAACTTTTACATTATAATTATGATCTACAACAAATTTATTTATTCTACTTCCAAATCCACCACTTATAACATTATCTTCTATAGTTATAACTTTCGAATGGTTTTTCAATAATTCATGCAGTAAGTCTTCATCCATCGGTTTTAAAAACCTTGCATTTACTATTGTAGGATTAATATTATCTTTAAGAAGTATTTCCCTTGAATTTAATGCTTTTTCAACCATGTTACCAATAGCTAATACCAACACATCATTACCTTGTTCTAATACTTCATAAGTTCCTACTTTTATCTTTTCATAAGACCCCTTATCAATATAATATGAATTACCTCTTGGATATCTTATAGCTACAGGCCCGTCTATCTCAGAGGATAATTCCATCATTAAATCTAGCTCTTTTATATCTTTTGGAGCCATTACAATTAAGTTTGGCACAATATTTAAATAACTTAAGTCAAATACTCCATGATGTGTTTCTCCATCATTACCAACAAGACCTGCTCTGTCAATTAAGAAAGTAACATTCTTTTTAGTTATAGACACATCATGTATAACTTGGTCGTACCCTCTTTGCAAGAAAGATGAGTATACTGCAAAGTAAGGTTTCATTCCTTCCTTAGCAAGACCTGCTGCAAATGTTGTGGCATGTTGTTCAGCTATTCCCACATCATAATATCTGTATGGATAAGATATGGCAAAAGTGTTTAACCCTGTTCCTGAAGGCATAGCTGCCGTAATTGCTACAATTTTATCATCTTCATCTGCCATACTAACTAATTTCTTCCCTACGTGAGAAGATATGCTTTCTTTTGTAGATGCTTTAAGCCCTTGCTCTATATTAAACTTAGACACTCCGTGGTATTTATCTGGTGCATGCTCAGCAAACTCATAACCTTTACCTTTTTCAGTTATAACATGTAATAAAACAGGCCCTTTTTTGTTCTTAGCTTTATTTAAAATATCTATTAGTTCTTTAATATTGTGACCATCTATCGGACCATAGTATTTAATTCCAAAAGACTCGAATAGATCACAGTCCTGTGGTGTAAATTTGCTTATAATTCCGTCTTTAAACTTATCTGCTGTTTTATATATAAAGTTACCTGTTTTTGTCATAGATAATATTTTCTCTATTTGGTCTTTAACTTGATTTGCCTTAGCATTTCTAATAATGCTAGATAAATATCTAGACATCCCACCTACATTTTTGTCTATAGACATTTCATTATCATTTAAAATTATTATCATTTTCTTATTTAAATAACCTAAGTGGTTAATAGCCTCCAGTGCCATACCTCCTGTTATTGATCCATCTCCTATAACAGATACCACATTAAAATCTTCTCTTTTTATGTCTCTTGCACATGCAATTCCAAGACCTACTGATATAGATGTAGAACTATGTCCCGTATCAAATATATCATGATCACTTTCATTTTCCTTCGGAAATCCACTTAATCCATTAAGCTGTCTAAGTGTTGCAAATTCGTCTTTACGCCCAGTAATAATCTTATGTACATAGGATTGATGACCCACATCCCATATTAATTTGTCTTTTGGACTATCGAAAACTTTGTGCAATGCCAAAGTCAGCTCAACAACTCCTAAATTTGAAGCTAAATGACCCCCAGTTTTCGAAATAGAGTTTATTAAAAACTGTCTTATTTCTTCTGCCAATTCTACCATTTCATCAGTATTTAATTTTTTTATATCTTCTGGAGAATTTACTTCATTTAAATAATTACACATAATTTTCCTCACCTTTATAATGGTCTAATTTATTTTCATTTTGTATTTAAAAATAACTCATACTAAAAAAGCCTTCCACAGAAGACTTTGATTTTTATAGTTTCCATGTATTTATTATAATTTCCTATAAAGCAAAAAAATTATATCATATAATACATTTTTTTTCAATTTTAAGCCATAAGGACTCCAACCACTATACCTAGTATTGCTCCTAATATAACTTCTTTTGGCGTATGACCTACTAACTCTTTTAAAGTTTCATGTTCAATATGTTTTTTATTTTGTAAATCTTCAACTATTTTATTTAAAATAGCTGCCTGCTTTCCCACTGCTCTTCTTACACCGGAAGCATCATACATTACTATTAATGCAAAAACTACACATATGGCAAATTCAACCGAATCAAATCCATTGCATATACCAACTGCTGTTGATAAACTTGTAACAAATGAACTATGCGAACTTGGCATTCCACCTGACATAAATATTCTTGAAAAATCCACTACTCTTTCTTTTCCTGTGAATATTTTTATAAATTGTGCTAAAAAACAAGCAAATATACTTATCCATAATATATGGTTGT
Proteins encoded:
- the spo0A gene encoding sporulation transcription factor Spo0A translates to MGGILVNEKIKIVLADDNKDFCQLLKEYLSNEEDIEILGIAKDGIEALELVQKTQPDLLVLDVIMPHLDGLGVIEKLNSMDLPKQPKIIVLSAVGQDKITQTAINLGADYYIVKPFDFVIFINRIRELVTNKVVGGEPKIRQNQEVQMTRSDYVKNTGNIETEITNIIHEIGVPAHIKGYLYLREAIKMVIDNVELLGAVTKELYPSIAKKYNTTPSRVERAIRHAIEVAWSRGKVDTINQLFGYTVHNTKGKPTNSEFIAMIADKLRLEHSMVK
- a CDS encoding SpoIVB peptidase S55 domain-containing protein; translation: MKKNNRFVISIFFIFALLTFCSGLLKQKDNNVLETFQNINISNKQYVYPLGNIVGIKADTDGALVIGFEEEDIEYIGGLKIGDNIISIEGEKINNYKDIANILNKLRSDEVEIMFERNNKFKKCKIKTKKENHRYKLGLWVRDKISGIGTLTCYNPITNEFYAIGHGICDMDTEKLINIKEGNIYNTSNISIYKNNEKNIGQINAIIDYSNSVGKFSINSNNGIKGNFYNYNYKFNLPLIEIGKKNDVKTGSAYVLFQSKEGNVESYEIKIEKIIKEDNNMLIKVVDDKLIDYTGGIVKGMSGAPIIQNNKLIGSLTYVFKHNPKKGYGIFIDEMLKL
- the recN gene encoding DNA repair protein RecN — translated: MILELYMKNCALVEESRINLGENLNILTGETGSGKSIIIEALGLCLGNKYDKSFLRKGTEKGIAEIIVSSPSSNLQNILNEYDIDLEDDELIITRIIYADGKSVARINGRTIKMSILKEIALTFIDLHGQHQNQALFNKDTHLKFLDLFGGKIIDLPRDEYKNIYTEFNKVKKALNTLNENKDEKEIQREIDLLKFQINEIEAATLSKDEYEDLLRQREIYRNSEKIYKNLNLSYEKLHDGSVNAVDLVGMASKEISEISKYDETLNEYSEIIERIMYELQDTCRDLRNYKENIDFEPYELEQIEVRVDEINNLRRKYGDTIEDILKYKDEISSRLEEIVNRDEMSERLKNKLAQLEEELSKKASSLTKVRQEVAINLEQAILNELESLDMKGVSFKVNFTESSYSQSGNSEVEFMISFNLGEDLKPIYKVASGGEMSRFMLAFKTILADIDEIDTIVFDEIDAGISGIAAQVVGEKLHNIANKKQILCITHLPQIAANADTHFCISKNSDENRTYTTIKKLKDEESINEIARLIAGSNITDTTIEHAREIVNLTQEKH
- a CDS encoding TlyA family RNA methyltransferase; amino-acid sequence: MKKRIDILLVDKGHFESRERAKKAIMAGLVFVDNQRCDKPGTEIKEEANILVKGNPIPYVSRGGLKLEKAMKYFGVTLKDKVCMDIGASTGGFTDCMLQNGAVKVFSIDVGYGQLAWKLRQDERVVCMERTNIRHVTIEDTKEFADFASIDVSFISLRLVLPKAKELLNRDGEVVALIKPQFEAGKEKVGKKGVVRDKKVHIEVIEMISTFAVDNGFAILNLDYSPIKGPEGNIEYLIHLRNNSDDFTFDKESFDKKIVEVVEESHNLNK
- the dxs gene encoding 1-deoxy-D-xylulose-5-phosphate synthase, with protein sequence MCNYLNEVNSPEDIKKLNTDEMVELAEEIRQFLINSISKTGGHLASNLGVVELTLALHKVFDSPKDKLIWDVGHQSYVHKIITGRKDEFATLRQLNGLSGFPKENESDHDIFDTGHSSTSISVGLGIACARDIKREDFNVVSVIGDGSITGGMALEAINHLGYLNKKMIIILNDNEMSIDKNVGGMSRYLSSIIRNAKANQVKDQIEKILSMTKTGNFIYKTADKFKDGIISKFTPQDCDLFESFGIKYYGPIDGHNIKELIDILNKAKNKKGPVLLHVITEKGKGYEFAEHAPDKYHGVSKFNIEQGLKASTKESISSHVGKKLVSMADEDDKIVAITAAMPSGTGLNTFAISYPYRYYDVGIAEQHATTFAAGLAKEGMKPYFAVYSSFLQRGYDQVIHDVSITKKNVTFLIDRAGLVGNDGETHHGVFDLSYLNIVPNLIVMAPKDIKELDLMMELSSEIDGPVAIRYPRGNSYYIDKGSYEKIKVGTYEVLEQGNDVLVLAIGNMVEKALNSREILLKDNINPTIVNARFLKPMDEDLLHELLKNHSKVITIEDNVISGGFGSRINKFVVDHNYNVKVENIGIPDKYVEHGNVEQLFETIGMSDEQIANRIKNLLLEG
- a CDS encoding divergent PAP2 family protein, whose product is MDFFTQVFDNHILWISIFACFLAQFIKIFTGKERVVDFSRIFMSGGMPSSHSSFVTSLSTAVGICNGFDSVEFAICVVFALIVMYDASGVRRAVGKQAAILNKIVEDLQNKKHIEHETLKELVGHTPKEVILGAILGIVVGVLMA